One window of the Manduca sexta isolate Smith_Timp_Sample1 unplaced genomic scaffold, JHU_Msex_v1.0 HiC_scaffold_1149, whole genome shotgun sequence genome contains the following:
- the LOC119191177 gene encoding chorion class CA protein ERA.1-like has protein sequence MSTFAFLLLCVQACLIHNAYSACLGAGLGYGYGDLGYAGWGGCGLGGIGYAGLGYDGFGYGGLGYDGFGYGGLGYGAFGYDGLGGYGGAGIGNVAVAGELPVAGTTAVAGQVPIIGAVEFGGTAAAAGAVSIAGRCGCGCGGPYVY, from the exons ATGTCTACTTTCGCCTTCCTTCTCCTCTGCGTGCAGGCTTGCCTTATCCAC aatGCCTACAGCGCGTGCCTTGGTGCCGGTCTTGGTTACGGCTACGGAGATCTCGGGTATGCCGGTTGGGGTGGATGCGGTCTAGGCGGCATCGGTTACGCCGGTCTCGGCTACGACGGTTTCGGCTATGGCGGCCTCGGTTATGACGGATTCGGCTATGGCGGCCTTGGTTACGGTGCTTTCGGTTATGACGGTCTTGGTGGTTATGGTGGTGCTGGCATCGGAAACGTGGCCGTCGCCGGTGAGTTGCCCGTGGCTGGTACCACCGCCGTCGCCGGTCAGGTGCCCATCATCGGCGCTGTGGAGTTCGGCGGTACCGCGGCTGCTGCTGGTGCTGTCTCCATCGCCGGACGTTGCGGCTGCGGCTGCGGTGGACCCTACGTGTACTGA